From a region of the Salmo trutta chromosome 10, fSalTru1.1, whole genome shotgun sequence genome:
- the tbx6 gene encoding T-box transcription factor TBX6, which produces MLSVEMYPNLALGHQRVGDCYYREREPPAHMPLYPSSYDIAAGAMPSHPLAPPPAPSKPTCKGQQDSVKMELENGSLWKHFCSVGTEMIITKKGRRMFPQLRVKLSGLNPALRYILLLDVVAVDTSRYRFQGDTWQVVGGAEARLPDRVFIHPDSPATGAHWQSRSISFHRAKLTNNTLDTQGYIILHSLHRYQPRVHVIEARDVLRWGGGQHSFIFPETQFLTVTAYQNNKITELKIQSNPFAKGFREDGMNSKRQRDVRQKRKLNEPLDIVSCDPCDSTELLSQYSSSSSDLQSLALASLPSLPPLPESVCGYGSNETPFHESPVPEQQQALDLVGQTFIASQMTDITASITADMTKGPQDASGNKVTDGMMDRSVTMSLSTYNETYPATPLGSSSFAPAPHPQSSSSYRSDLCIPQPSPTSTFNYPSMATTDYPSILSSSPTLPSSTTSPSLQQTSFTYPTLSISTSSSPKPLLSSTSFHSILPSNPQEGLLSPRTPTNTSFPSLPPPSCQPIQQNGVTTHSMLTPPNQALQAVPISNQTPPLLVFNPTAYPYPNLPLSNVIQTTPPSLFNLSSHSTSQSHPVPSLPYSLSSHSAPLAYPFPSLPSSLSSCSSSVQNWTLPNVSSGSVHSAVSIPIPTQIQAPSVGSSFLPSSFTHPQSSLPNPVYQPSSCSAIPSVSVASFQPSASSHIPPFSLTNHSLPPTTCPQNQTTTPSSYPPIAPTEIGSFSQFNSGAPYLPEMVLHHPSLLPPLDPSLSSCVSSSSTPPALYPPFSSYPLRLCQDPRSSFPIPLRHMYRQHQHGHTHAQGSYLDMSGRAVF; this is translated from the exons ATGCTGAGTGTGGAGATGTACCCCAATTTGGCCCTTGGGCACCAAAGAGTTGGAGACTGCTACTATAGAG AGAGGGAACCTCCTGCCCACATgcccctctacccctcctcctatGACATTGCTGCCGGGGCCATGCCCTCTCACCCTCTGGCCCCACCCCCCGCCCCCAGCAAGCCAACCTGTAAAGGCCAGCAGGACAGCGTCAAGATGGAGCTGGAGAACGGTTCACTGTGGAAACATTTCTGCTCCGTGGGCACAGAGATGATCATCACCAAGAAGGGCAG GCGGATGTTCCCCCAGCTGAGGGTAAAGCTGTCAGGCCTGAACCCGGCGCTGCGCTACATCCTGCTGCTGGATGTGGTGGCCGTGGACACCTCTCGCTACCGCTTTCAGGGCGACACCtggcaggtggtgggtggcgCTGAGGCCCGCTTACCGGACCGGGTGTTTATCCACCCAGACTCGCCAGCCACGGGTGCCCACTGGCAGAGCAGGAGCATCTCCTTCCACCGCGCCAAGCTCACCAACAACACGCTGGACACACAGGGATAT AtcatcctccactccctccaccgTTACCAGCCACGGGTACACGTGATCGAGGCCAGGGACGTGCTGAGGTGGGGCGGAGGGCAACACTCCTTCATCTTCCCAGAGACCCAGTTTCTCACCGTCACCGCCTACCAGAACAATAAG ATCACTGAACTGAAGATCCAATCCAATCCCTTCGCTAAGGGCTTTAGAGAGGATGGCATGAATAGCAAAAG ACAGAGGGACGTGAGGCAAAAGCGGAAGCTAAATGAACCTCTAGATATTG tGAGCTGTGACCCGTGTGACTCCACTGAGCTCCTGTCTCagtactcctcttcctcctccgacCTCCAGAGCCTGGCCCTGGCATCTCTCccatcccttccccctctccctgagTCTGTGTGTGGGTATGGCTCCAACGAAACCCCTTTCCACGAGAGCCCTGTTCCAGAGCAGCAGCAGGCTCTAGACCTGGTGGGCCAAACCTTCATTGCCTCCCAGATGACTGACATCACAGCTAGCATCACGGCCGATATGACCAAGGGGCCACAAGATGCATCGGGCAACAAAGTCACCGATGGAATGATGGACAG GTCCGTCACTATGAGTCTTTCCACTTACAATGAGACATATCCAGCCACTCCTCTTGGTTCTTCCTCTTTTGCCCCTGCTCCTCATCCTCAGTCTTCGTCCTCTTACCGCTCAGATCTCTGCATCCCCCAACCCTCCCCCACCTCTACTTTTAATTATCCATCCATGGCCACCACTGACTAtccctctattctctcctcttctcctaccctcccttcctccaccacATCTCCCTCGCTTCAGCAAACTAGTTTCACCTACCCCACCTTGTCTATTTCAACTTCATCCTCCCCCAAGCCTCTCCTGTCATCCACCTCCTTTcactccatccttccatccaacCCACAGGAAGGCCTGCTCAGTCCTCGTACACCCACAAATACCTCTTTTCCAtcactccctcctccttcctgtcAACCCATCCAGCAGAATGGGGTGACCACCCATTCCATGCTCACTCCCCCGAACCAGGCTCTACAAGCTGTCCCCATCTCCAACCAGACCCCCCCTCTGTTGGTCTTTAACCCCACAGCATACCCCTACCCAAACCTACCTCTCTCCAACGTCATCCAAACCACCCCTCCGTCTCTCTTCAACCTCTCAAGTCACTCAACTTCTCAATCACAccccgttccctctctcccttactctcttTCTTCCCATTCCGCACCTCTAGCttatccctttccctctctcccttcatccctctcttcttgCTCTTCTTCAGTTCAAAATTGGACTCTTCCGAATGTTTCCTCCGGCTCCGTACACTCCGCTGTGTCTATTCCCATCCCGACTCAGATCCAAGCTCCCTCTGTCGGGTCGTCCTTTCTTCCTTCCTCCTTCACTCACCCCCAATCCTCCCTTCCTAATCCAGTTTACCAACCCTCTTCCTGTTCCGCCATTCCCTCTGTGTCCGTCGCCTCTTTCCAGCCTTCTGCCTCTTCTCACATCCCGCCCTTCTCCCTGACCAaccactccctccctccaacgACATGTCCCCAGAACCAGACCACCACGCCCTCCTCCTACCCCCCGATAGCGCCCACCGAGATTGGCTCCTTCTCCCAGTTCAACTCTGGCGCACCCTATCTTCCAGAAATGGTACTTCACCACCCCTCACTCCTGCCTCCACTGGATCCCTCTCTttcatcctgtgtctcctcctcctccacacccCCTGCCCTCTATCCCCCCTTCTCTTCCTATCCTCTGCGCCTGTGTCAGGACCCCCGCTCGTCCTTCCCCATACCTCTCAGGCACATGTACAGGCAGCACCAGCATGGCCACACCCACGCTCAGGGGTCCTACCTGGATATGAGTGGGAGGGCTGTATTCTGA